A genomic window from Scophthalmus maximus strain ysfricsl-2021 chromosome 17, ASM2237912v1, whole genome shotgun sequence includes:
- the LOC118288433 gene encoding transcription factor Sox-8 yields MLKMTEEHEKCGSDQPCSPSGTNSSMSQDESDSDAPSSPTGSDGQGSLLSSLGKKLDSEDDDRFPACIRDAVSQVLKGYDWSLVPMPVRGNGSLKNKPHVKRPMNAFMVWAQAARRKLADQYPHLHNAELSKTLGKLWRLLSESEKRPFVDEAERLRVQHKKDHPDYKYQPRRRKNVKPGQSDSDSGAELAHHMYKAEPGIGGLAGMTDGHHHPEHAGQPHGPPTPPTTPKTDLHHGAKQDLKHEGRRLVDSGRQNIDFSNVDISELSTDVISNMETFDVHEFDQYLPLNGHTSGSSTMSSDHGHGQAPAPSSSYTSPYSHTGVNGSAWSRKSAMSSSSTAGEVGQHRLHIKTEQLSPSHYSEHSHGSPSHSDYGSYSSQACVTSATSAAASFSSTQCDYTDLQSSNYYNPYSGYPSSLYQYPYFHSSRRPYGSPILNSLSMAPAHSPTTSNWDQPVYTTLSRP; encoded by the exons atgttaaaaatgacagAGGAGCATGAAAAGTGTGGCAGCGACCAGCCCTGCAGTCCATCGGGCACAAACAGCTCCATGTCTCAGGACGAGTCCGACTCCGACGCGCCGTCCTCACCGACGGGATCCGACGGCCAAGGGTCGCTGCTTTCCAGCCTGGGCAAGAAACTGGACTCCGAGGACGACGACCGGTTCCCAGCTTGCATACGGGACGCCGTCTCGCAGGTGCTCAAAGGATACGACTGGTCCCTGGTACCAATGCCCGTGAGGGGGAACGGATCCCTGAAGAACAAGCCCCACGTCAAGAGACCCATGAACGCGTTCATGGTCTGGGCGCAGGCGGCCCGCAGGAAGCTGGCGGATCAGTACCCTCACCTGCACAACGCCGAACTGAGCAAGACGCTGGGGAAATTGTGGCG ctTGCTGTCAGAGAGCGAAAAGAGGCCGTTTGTAGATGAAGCAGAAAGGCTCCGGGTTCAGCACAAGAAAGATCATCCAGACTACAAGTACCAGCCTCGCCGACGGAAGAATGTGAAACCTGGCCAGAGCGACTCGGACTCGGGAGCAGAACTGGCACATCACATGTACAAAGCCGAACCAGGGATTGGAGGATTGGCAGGGATGACTGACGGGCACCACCACCCTGAACATGCAG GGCAGCCCCACGGTCCCCCCACACCGCCCACTACTCCCAAAACAGATCTGCACCACGGGGCGAAGCAGGATCTGAAACACGAAGGCCGTCGCCTCGTTGACAGCGGCAGGCAAAACATTGACTTCAGCAACGTAGATATTTCGGAGCTCAGCACCGATGTCATCAGCAATATGGAGACCTTTGACGTACACGAGTTTGACCAGTACCTCCCGCTCAACGGGCACACCTCAGGCTCCTCCACCATGTCCTCAGACCATGGCCACGGGCAGGCTCCGGCACCCAGCAGCTCTTACACTTCCCCGTACAGCCACACAGGCGTCAATGGGTCAGCATGGAGTCGCAAGAGCGCaatgtcctcctcttccactgcCGGCGAAGTGGGCCAGCACCGACTCCATATTAAAACAGAGCAACTGAGCCCCAGTCACTACAGCGAGCACTCCCACGGGTCACCCTCGCACTCTGATTACGGCTCCTACAGTAGCCAGGCCTGTGTCACATCGGCCACGTCGGCCGCAGCTTCTTTCTCCAGCACCCAGTGTGACTATACTGACCTCCAGAGCTCCAACTATTACAACCCTTACTCTGGCTACCCTTCAAGCCTCTACCAGTACCCGTACTTCCACTCATCCAGACGGCCCTACGGCAGCCCGATCCTCAACAGTCTGTCCATGGCTCCTGCCCACAGCCCCACCACCTCCAACTGGGACCAGCCCGTCTACACCACGCTGTCTCGACCTTAA